The genomic interval GAATAAGAAGAGGTTTGAATAATTGATGAATAATATTTTGATTTTGCTCTGTGCGTTGTGCAGGGCTAAAAATCTTAACCCTTACCCTTTCTAAGAATTTTTAATGATTAGCTAAAAGCCCCATAATTCATTAACTTTTGATAGCGTTTATTGAGGTAGTTATCATCTTGTGATATTTCTTCAAACGCTTTAAGAAAATACGATTCTATAGCCTTTGCTGCAGATTCCTTATCTCTATGAGCACCAATAAGTGGTTCATTGATAACATCATCAATTAACCCGCATTTTTTAAGCTCAATAGGCGTAATTTTAAGTGCCTTTGTTGCAGATTCTATTTTTGAAGGATCATTCCATAATATCGCTGCACAACCTTCTGGGGAGATAACACTAAAGATAGAATATTGCATCATAGCAAGCTTGTCTGCCACTGCAATAGCTAATGCACCACCGCTTCCTCCTTCGCCAATAACAACCGCAATCGTTGGCGTTTTGAGTTTGGCAAATTCTTGCAAATTTCTAGCAATTGCCTCACTTTGTCCGCGTTCTTCTGCTCCTAATCCGGGATAAGCCCCTTGTGTATCTACAAGCATAAGGATAGGAATATGAAATTTCTCGGCAAGCTTTGCCGCACGCAAAGCCTTACGATAGCCTTCAGGGCTTGGCATACCAAAATTACGTGCAAGTTTATTTTTTGTGCCTCTTCCTTTTTCCTCACCAATAATCATTGTAGTCTGTTCACCTATTTTACCAAGAAAACATACGATTGCCTTATCATCTTTAAAATGTCTGTCTCCATTAATCTCATAAGGATTTTTGAGAATAGATTCAATATAATCCATTGCATAAGGACGATCAGGGTGGCGTGCAAGCTGTAATTTTTGGTAATCACTTATATTAGAATATACGCTAGATACTTCTTTTTCAAGCTCTTTTTCAAGGATTGATATAGCATCATTATCACCACTTATAATAGCAGATTCTATATCATCTTGGAGATTTTTAATTTTTTGTTCAAAATCAAGATAGGTTGCCATTATGCCTCCTAATTAGATTTTGCTAAATATTACAACACCATTTGTGCCACCAAA from Helicobacter hepaticus ATCC 51449 carries:
- the accA gene encoding acetyl-CoA carboxylase carboxyl transferase subunit alpha; translated protein: MATYLDFEQKIKNLQDDIESAIISGDNDAISILEKELEKEVSSVYSNISDYQKLQLARHPDRPYAMDYIESILKNPYEINGDRHFKDDKAIVCFLGKIGEQTTMIIGEEKGRGTKNKLARNFGMPSPEGYRKALRAAKLAEKFHIPILMLVDTQGAYPGLGAEERGQSEAIARNLQEFAKLKTPTIAVVIGEGGSGGALAIAVADKLAMMQYSIFSVISPEGCAAILWNDPSKIESATKALKITPIELKKCGLIDDVINEPLIGAHRDKESAAKAIESYFLKAFEEISQDDNYLNKRYQKLMNYGAFS